In the Primulina eburnea isolate SZY01 unplaced genomic scaffold, ASM2296580v1 ctg739_ERROPOS11973397, whole genome shotgun sequence genome, one interval contains:
- the LOC140821705 gene encoding cytochrome P450 85A1-like, which yields MAALLVILVVSWGLCILSTALLRWNEVRYRKKELPPGTMGWPVFGETTEFLKQGPEFMRRKRSRYGSFFKSHLLGCPTIVSMDPELNRYILVNEAKGLLPGYPQSMLDILGKCNISAIHGSAHKYMRGALLSLINPTMIKGQLLPKIDSFMRSHLSNWDKKYIDIQEKTKEMAFLSSLMQIATNETSYISRTFMPEFFKLVLGTLSLPINLPNTNYNRGLQARKTITSLLRELVEKRRASGETQNDMLYLLINYEQNDIKLSDEDIIDFVITILYSGYETVSTTSMMAIKYLHDHPKVLEELRKEHTSIRERKRPEDPINYNDYKSMRFTRAVIYETSRLATIVNGVLRKTTRDMGINGYMIPQGWRIYVYTREVNYDPCLYPDPLSFNPWRWLERGLENQHHFLIFGGGTRQCPGKELGLAEISTFLHYFVTQYKWEEAGRNKIMKFPRVEAPNGFHIRVSTH from the exons ATGGCTGCCTTGCTGGTAATTCTAGTGGTATCATGGGGACTCTGCATCTTGAGTACTGCTTTACTGAGATGGAATGAGGTCAGGTACAGGAAGAAAGAGTTACCTCCTGGTACCATGGGATGGCCAGTTTTTGGAGAGACAACAGAATTTCTTAAGCAAGGTCCAGAGTTCATGAGAAGGAAGAGATCGAG GTATGGGAGTTTTTTCAAATCCCACTTACTGGGCTGTCCTACTATTGTTTCCATGGATCCCGAGCTAAATAGATATATTCTAGTGAATGAAGCAAAAGGACTTTTACCTGGATATCCCCAGTCGATGCTGGACATCTTaggcaaatgcaacatttcagCAATTCACGGCTCTGCTCACAAGTACATGAGAGGGGCATTGCTCTCCCTCATAAACCCCACCATGATCAAAGGTCAACTTCTGCCAAAAATCGATAGTTTCATGAGATCCCATCTCAGCAACTGGGATAAGAAATACATTGACATTCAAGAGAAAACCAAGGAG aTGGCTTTTTTATCATCACTGATGCAAATAGCAACCAACGAAACCAGCTACATATCTAGAACATTCATGCCAGAATTCTTTAAATTAGTGTTAGGAACTCTCTCTCTGCCTATCAACCTACCCAATACAAACTACAACCGTGGATTACAG GCTAGGAAAACAATCACAAGCTTGTTGAGGGAGCTTGTAGAAAAGAGGAGAGCGTCTGGAGAAACCCAAAATGACATGCTTTATCTCCTAATTAACTATGAACAGAATGATATCAAGCTAAGTGATGAGGACATAATAGATTTTGTCATCACAATCTTGTATTCTGGATATGAGACGGTCTCGACTACGTCAATGATGGCCATTAAATATCTTCATGATCATCCAAAAGTACTCGAAGAATTAAGG AAAGAACATACGTCCATTAGAGAAAGAAAAAGGCCAGAGGACCCAATTAATTATAACGACTACAAATCGATGCGCTTCACACGTGCT GTCATATATGAGACGTCAAGATTAGCTACAATAGTGAATGGAGTGTTGAGAAAAACAACTAGAGATATGGGGATAAACG GATACATGATTCCACAAGGGTGGAGGATATATGTTTACACAAGAGAAGTCAACTACGATCCTTGCCTTTATCCCGATCCATTATCCTTCAATCCTTGGAGATGGCTG GAAAGGGGCCTAGAGAACCAACACCATTTCTTGATCTTTGGAGGTGGAACTAGGCAGTGCCCCGGTAAAGAACTCGGCCTGGCTGAAATCTCTACTTTCCTTCACTATTTCGTGACACAATACAAATGGGAAGAAGCAGGTAGAAACAAGATAATGAAATTTCCAAGGGTTGAAGCGCCTAATGGTTTCCATATACGGGTTTCTACCCACTAA